One window from the genome of Paramisgurnus dabryanus chromosome 22, PD_genome_1.1, whole genome shotgun sequence encodes:
- the LOC135740335 gene encoding epidermal growth factor receptor-like isoform X2, which yields MNPLDKGRYSKRTALWELGFIYLTLISVARCSISDRNVCQGTSNKLTLLAQPDDHYRTIARMYTNCTVVLENLEITYIQEYHDLSFLRSIEEVSGYVLIGLNYVSVIPLENLRLIRGHTLFDNKYALAVMSNYHRNDSSENSSITGGLRELPLINLTEILKGGVKITHNPLLCNVETIKWLDIVQSNNNVNVSGGTDPQCRQCDPGCNGSCWGPGPESCQTLTRLNCAEQCSRRCKGPKPIDCCNEHCAAGCTGPKPTDCLACRDFQDDGTCKDSCPRLMLYNPNAHQLVPNPDGKYNFGARCVKSCPYNFVVTDHDACVRTCSGNMHEVEENGIRKCKKCDGLCPKVCNGLGMGELANVISINASNIDSFINCTKINGHITIMQTTFRGDPFTKTPSMDPVKLDYFKTVKEISGFLLIQDWPEHLKSLSPFENLEIIRGRTKQHGTVSFAALNIFHLKHLGLHYLKEISDGDVVIRNNRNLCYTDGSYWQKLFRSEKQRIRMNNNAAIDSCVKQNHTCDSMCGDEGCWGPGPSMCVSCQYVSRGGRCVSHCNLLEGSPREFRSQNVCLECDPECKVLNETQTCHGPGADNCSECAHFKDGPHCVARCTQGVPGVNGQLVWTYSDKNRQCQPCHANCTQGCSGPGLEGCEPKGSNVPVIVVGIVGGMLLIMVLLLFIFIIIRRRHITRKRTLRRLLQERELVEPLTPSGEAPNQALLRILKETEFRKIKVLGSGAFGTVYKGLWVPEGEDVKIPVAIKVLREVTSPKANKEILDEAYVMASVDHPHVCRLLGICLTSSIQLITQIMPFGCLLDHVQENRDNIGSQMLLNWCVQIAKGMNYLEECRLVHRDLAARNVLVKTPNHVKITDFGLARLLGADQKEYHADGGKVPIKWMALESILNWTYTHQSDVWSYGVTIWELMTFGSKPYDGIPASEIADILEKGERLPQPAICTIDVYMIMVKCWMIDADCRPHFCELVTEFSKMARDPSRYLVIQGDENMHQPSPTDSSFYRSLISSEDMTSVVDAEEYLQPNKRFFSGSQRMIIKTVW from the exons atgaatcCACTAGACAAGGGAAGATATTCGAAGCGAACGGCGTTATGGGAATTGGGATTTATCTATCTTACGCTGATAAGCGTGGCGCGGTGCTCCATATCTGACAGGAATG tatgtcaGGGAACCAGTAATAAGCTTACTCTACTAGCACAACCGGATGACCATTACAGGACCATAGCACGGATGTACACTAACTGTACCGTAGTGCTAGAGAACCTGGAGATAACTTACATCCAAGAGTACCACGACCTCTCCTTCCTTAGg AGCATTGAGGAAGTCAGTGGCTACGTTTTAATAGGACTAAATTACGTAAGTGTGATACCTTTGGAAAACCTGCGGCTCATTCGTGGACATACTCTCTTTGATAATAAATATGCCCTAGCGGTGATGTCAAACTACCACAGGAACGATTCCTCGGAGAACAGTAGCATCACCGGCGGGTTGAGAGAGCTTCCACTGATAAACCTCACAG AAATTCTCAAAGGTGGAGTTAAGATAACTCATAATCCTTTGCTTTGCAATGTGGAGACTATAAAGTGGTTGGACATTGTACAaagcaacaataatgtaaatGTCTCAGGGGGGACAGACCCTCAAT GTAGACAGTGTGACCCAGGATGCAATGGATCATGTTGGGGCCCAGGACCAGAGAGCTGCCAAACCT TGACGCGGTTGAACTGTGCCGAACAGTGCTCACGGAGATGCAAGGGTCCCAAACCCATCGATTGCTGTAATGAGCATTGTGCCGCAGGTTGCACTGGACCCAAACCAACAGATTGTCTG GCCTGTAGAGATTTCCAGGATGATGGGACGTGTAAGGATTCATGTCCACGTCTAATGTTATACAACCCAAACGCTCACCAGCTTGTTCCCAATCCTGACGGGAAATACAACTTTGGAGCAAgatgtgtgaagagttgccctT aCAACTTTGTGGTGACCGATCATGATGCCTGCGTTCGGACGTGCAGTGGGAACATGCATGAAGTGGAGGAGAACGGAATAAGGAAGTGCAAAAAATGTGACGGCTTGTGTCCGAAAG TCTGCAACGGTCTTGGAATGGGAGAGCTTGCTAATGTCATATCAATCAACGCGTCTAACATCGATTCTTTTATTAACTGCACTAAAATAAACGGGCATATAACAATAATGCAGACGACATTTCGAGG GGACCCGTTTACAAAAACTCCAAGCATGGACCCGgtaaaactggactattttaAGACAGTTAAGGAAATTTCAG GGTTTCTGCTCATCCAGGATTGGCCAGAACATCTTAAATCACTCAGTCCCTTTGAAAACCTGGAAATTATCAGAGGAAGAACCAAACAGCA tggcACTGTCAGTTTTGCTGCCCTGAATATTTTTCACCTAAAACATCTCGGCCTGCACTACCTGAAGGAGATCAGCGATGGAGACGTGGTCATTAGGAACAACCGCAACTTGTGTTACACGGACGGCAGCTACTGGCAGAAGTTGTTTCGATCGGAGAAACAGCGCATACGAATGAACAACAACGCAGCCATTGACAGCTGTG TGAAGCAGAATCATACCTGTGACAGTATGTGTGGAGATGAAGGCTGTTGGGGCCCTGGGCCGTCTATGTGCGTATCCTGCCAGTATGTGAGCCGTGGAGGACGCTGTGTCAGTCACTGCAACCTGTTAGAAGG ATCACCACGAGAGTTCAGGTCACAAAACGTCTGTTTGGAATGTGACCCGGAATGCAAGGTTCTGAATGAGACCCAAACCTGCCATGGACCG GGAGCTGATAATTGTTCTGAGTGTGCTCACTTTAAAGACGGTCCACACTGCGTTGCTCGCTGCACACAAGGTGTGCCCGGCGTTAATGGCCAACTCGTGTGGACGTACTCAGACAAAAACAGACAGTGCCAGCCATGTCACGCCAACTGCACCCAGGG GTGCAGTGGACCCGGACTGGAAGGTTGTGAACCTAAAGG CTCTAATGTGCCTGTCATAGTGGTTGGTATAGTCGGTGGCATGTTGCTGATCATGGTCCTTCTGCTCTTCATTTTCATCATCATCCGTCGACGACACATCACACGGAAGAGAACCCTACGACGTCTCCTGCAGGAAAGAGAG CTGGTCGAACCTCTCACTCCAAGCGGTGAAGCCCCTAACCAGGCACTTCTGCGCATCCTTAAAGAAACAGAATTTAGGAAAATAAAAGTGCTTGGATCTGGAGCATTTGGCACTGTGTATAAG GGTCTATGGGTTCCAGAAGGAGAAGATGTGAAAATTCCTGTTGCTATTAAAGTTTTAAGAGAAGTAACATCTCCAAAAGCCAACAAAGAGATCTTGGAC GAGGCTTATGTAATGGCCAGTGTTGATCACCCTCATGTCTGTCGTCTATTGGGAATCTGTCTTACCTCCAGCATCCAGCTCATAACTCAGATTATGCCTTTCGGATGCCTGTTGGATCATGTTCAGGAGAACAGAGACAATATTGGCTCACAGATGCTGTTAAACTGGTGTGTTCAGATCGCTAAG GGAATGAACTACTTAGAAGAATGTCGCCTGGTCCATCGGGATTTAGCAGCCAGGAATGTGCTGGTTAAGACTCCTAACCATGTAAAGATCACTGACTTTGGCCTGGCCAGACTACTGGGTGCAGATCAGAAAGAGTATCACGCTGATGGAGGGAAA gtGCCTATAAAGTGGATGGCACTTGAGTCTATACTTAACTGGACATACACTCATCAAAGTGACGTTTGGAGTTACG GTGTCACCATTTGGGAGTTGATGACATTTGGATCCAAACCTTATGATGGAATTCCAGCCAGTGAGATTGCAGATATTCTGGAGAAAGGAGAGCGCTTACCACAACCTGCCATCTGCACTATAGATGTTTACATGATCATGGTTAAAT GTTGGATGATTGACGCTGACTGCAGACCTCACTTTTGTGAACTTGTGACAGAGTTCTCAAAAATGGCTCGAGATCCCTCTCGCTACCTTGTCATTCAG